In Thermoplasmata archaeon, the genomic window TCATATTCTTCATAGAAATTTAGTGATTTCGTCAACTGCCTTGCCGACACTAGCTTTTTCTATTTTTTGTGGTAAATCACCTATGCTGCCCTTGTAATCAATAAACAGTATTTTACTGGCTTTATTTACAATCTCTTCTCTGTTCGTAATCATTTTTAGGTTTTCTAAAGATATTCTATTATTTTCAAAATCATAATCGAGGTGTTGATAGATAGGTAATGGCCCATTTTCTGAGAGCACCACTAGTGATGCTATGTACTCTGGGATATTCAATGAATTTGTACGTCGTGGGAGTACGTATGCTGGCGCAAGCAAGATCTCGGCAAAATTTTTTATTCTTTTTGCCCGCTCTCCACCATCCAACACCGAGCCATCTTCAAATTTGCCTATATAGTCATACATTATGCAATTCAATTTTCCAACAAACTCCGCAATTTCGACTTCGAAAGGAACTGGGTTATCATCTACTTTGCCTGCCCATTGTCTTGGAAACCTTGCACCAAATTCGGATTTTACTGGTGTGTCCTTTATTGCTTTGAAATAAGAAAGGGCAACTGGTGCCTGGCGTCTCTCTGCGGTTTTACCTCTACCCTTTGTTGACATGTATCCAAAAAGATCATTGTCAACATACTTCTTAGGGTCCCCTGTATCTGCTAAGCGAAGCGCCTCTGTCGCCTTCGGATCACTAATAAATGGATCTACTTCCAAACCTCGGTTTCGTAACGCATCCCGTATCGCATACTTCACGGCTCTAGCAGACACGAATGGTAGTACTTCCCCACTTGAAGAGTACATTTTCTTCAGCGTCACTCTCG contains:
- the cas7i gene encoding type I-B CRISPR-associated protein Cas7/Cst2/DevR — encoded protein: MKVVQVSILGKISGNVNADEVIGTRVTLKKMYSSSGEVLPFVSARAVKYAIRDALRNRGLEVDPFISDPKATEALRLADTGDPKKYVDNDLFGYMSTKGRGKTAERRQAPVALSYFKAIKDTPVKSEFGARFPRQWAGKVDDNPVPFEVEIAEFVGKLNCIMYDYIGKFEDGSVLDGGERAKRIKNFAEILLAPAYVLPRRTNSLNIPEYIASLVVLSENGPLPIYQHLDYDFENNRISLENLKMITNREEIVNKASKILFIDYKGSIGDLPQKIEKASVGKAVDEITKFL